Part of the Jatrophihabitans sp. GAS493 genome, TCACTGGTCGATTCGTCCACGAAAACAACGTCTTCGTGTTCGGTGCAGAGCCAGAGGCCACAGGGTCCGCCGGTGAGGTCAGCCGGCTTGGGCAGGATTCGCAGTGACCGCCCGCGCCGCTGCTGGACGATGACACAGAGCGCGACCGGATCAAACGGCACACCCAGCCCGAGGTCCCGGATACGCTGCTCGCAGGAGCGTCGAAGGTCTCGCGAGACGGCCGGGTGGGACGTCGTCCGGCGAACCCTCATGATTTGCGGCGCTTCGTGGCAGTTTCGTGGTCTGGGTCGCCGAGGCCCTCCAGCTGCCTCGCCTGCTCGATCATCGACTGGATCGCGGCAAGGCTCCGATCGGAGAGGCCGACCGCCCGTAGCGCCACCTGCTGGACGCCGGCATCACGCAGGGCCGCGAGCAGGTTGAGCTGCTCCTCGATGCCGGCTGCCGCGTCGTCGTCGAAGAAGTACACCACCGGGACGCCGAAGAAGCGGGCCAGCGCCTCCAGGTGACTCTTGGTCGGGTTGTCCCGGATGCCCTTACGCAACTGCCACAGGTAGGTCGCGCTGATCGTCGGCCCTCCCGCCGCCTCGATCGCCTCGCTGACTTCCTTGTAGCTGAACGGGCCGCGCTGGGCTGGGTGGATAGCATCGAAGAGGTGTCCGATCCGGTCGGACAGCGCCATCTTGCCCCCTTCCGCCACGCGTCTATCGTCAAGGCATTCTGTTCACAG contains:
- a CDS encoding helix-turn-helix domain-containing protein is translated as MALSDRIGHLFDAIHPAQRGPFSYKEVSEAIEAAGGPTISATYLWQLRKGIRDNPTKSHLEALARFFGVPVVYFFDDDAAAGIEEQLNLLAALRDAGVQQVALRAVGLSDRSLAAIQSMIEQARQLEGLGDPDHETATKRRKS